In Geminocystis sp. NIES-3709, a single genomic region encodes these proteins:
- a CDS encoding DUF192 domain-containing protein, producing the protein MMRYSSPLIITLSFLFLSCGFQPSSVSGSDENVSPKITPVDNTIQSQNLPIGAKLLINQEVIELEIAQTPQQQAIGLMYRDSLLPNRGMLFPFNPPQTVSFWMKNVSIPLDMIFVSDGVIKHIAKAPPCEIEPCPLYNSTVPIDQVIELAGGRTEELKIKVGDEINIEFLEKMKN; encoded by the coding sequence ATGATGAGATATAGTTCTCCTTTAATTATTACCCTTAGTTTTCTTTTTCTTAGTTGTGGTTTTCAACCTTCTTCTGTTTCTGGAAGTGATGAAAATGTATCTCCAAAAATTACTCCCGTTGATAATACAATTCAGAGTCAAAATTTGCCCATCGGTGCTAAATTATTGATTAATCAAGAAGTTATTGAGTTGGAAATCGCCCAAACGCCTCAACAACAGGCTATAGGCTTAATGTATCGTGATTCTTTACTTCCTAATCGTGGGATGTTGTTTCCTTTTAACCCTCCTCAAACTGTCAGTTTTTGGATGAAAAATGTTTCCATCCCCCTTGATATGATTTTTGTGTCCGATGGTGTTATTAAACATATAGCTAAAGCTCCTCCTTGTGAAATTGAGCCTTGTCCTCTTTATAATTCAACCGTACCGATCGATCAAGTTATTGAATTAGCAGGTGGTAGAACAGAAGAACTAAAAATAAAAGTTGGCGATGAAATTAACATTGAATTTTTAGAAAAAATGAAAAATTAG
- the psbU gene encoding photosystem II complex extrinsic protein PsbU, whose amino-acid sequence MKLWHRVVTVFSFILFLCSVAFSQPAQALDFNTILQGTPRLVAADNTRRNVADDLLGTEFGQKIDVNNSDIRDFRDLRGFYPKLASIIIQNAPYEQVEDVLLIPGLTDTQKERLQANLDNFTATPEAEVFNEGDERYNAGIY is encoded by the coding sequence ATGAAATTATGGCATCGTGTTGTAACAGTATTTAGTTTTATCTTGTTTTTGTGTTCTGTTGCTTTTTCTCAACCCGCTCAGGCATTAGATTTCAATACTATTTTACAGGGAACTCCCCGTTTAGTGGCGGCCGACAATACTCGTCGGAATGTTGCTGATGACTTATTAGGTACTGAATTTGGTCAAAAAATTGACGTAAATAACAGTGACATCCGTGATTTTCGTGATTTAAGAGGTTTTTATCCCAAATTAGCGAGTATTATCATCCAAAATGCACCTTATGAACAAGTGGAAGATGTTTTACTTATTCCGGGGTTAACTGATACTCAAAAAGAAAGATTACAAGCTAACCTTGATAATTTTACCGCTACTCCTGAGGCGGAAGTTTTTAATGAGGGTGATGAGCGTTATAACGCCGGTATTTATTAA
- a CDS encoding peroxiredoxin encodes MVLQLGDAVPNFTQASSMGEISFYDWAGDSWVVLFSHPADYTPVCTTELGTVASLQSEFQKRNVKTIALSVDGVESHKGWINDINETQNTTVNYPILADDDRKVADLYGMIHPNSLNNLTVRSVFVIDPNKKLRLSITYPASTGRNFDEILRVIDSLQLTDYYQVATPANWQDGGDCVVVPSIPTAEAKEKFPKGVTEIKPYLRMTPQPNK; translated from the coding sequence ATGGTCTTACAATTAGGGGATGCTGTTCCTAACTTTACTCAAGCCTCTAGTATGGGGGAAATTTCTTTTTATGATTGGGCGGGAGATAGCTGGGTTGTACTTTTTTCTCATCCGGCTGATTACACTCCTGTCTGTACCACTGAATTAGGTACTGTGGCTAGTTTACAATCAGAATTTCAGAAACGCAATGTCAAAACGATCGCTCTTAGTGTGGATGGGGTAGAATCTCATAAGGGTTGGATTAACGACATTAACGAAACTCAAAATACCACTGTTAATTATCCTATTCTTGCAGATGACGATCGTAAAGTTGCAGATTTATACGGTATGATTCATCCTAACTCCTTAAATAATCTCACCGTTAGAAGTGTATTTGTTATAGATCCTAATAAAAAATTACGTTTAAGTATTACTTATCCTGCGAGCACAGGACGCAACTTTGATGAAATTTTAAGAGTTATTGATTCTTTACAATTAACGGATTATTATCAAGTCGCAACTCCGGCTAACTGGCAAGATGGAGGAGATTGTGTTGTAGTGCCTTCTATTCCTACTGCTGAAGCAAAAGAGAAATTCCCCAAAGGGGTAACAGAAATTAAACCTTATTTGCGGATGACTCCTCAACCAAATAAATAA